Proteins encoded by one window of Cannabis sativa cultivar Pink pepper isolate KNU-18-1 chromosome 4, ASM2916894v1, whole genome shotgun sequence:
- the LOC133036912 gene encoding uncharacterized protein LOC133036912, which yields MRAFLRAVNERVWMAIEDSWTCPTMMDNGVTKPKPTSLWTPDEMERANFNSKAMHDWFNAVSTNQLKVIANYEMAKEAWEKLRIKNEGTDAVKKSRLRALAKAFEDLSMEEEETVAEFHAKLCDISNESYALGKTYSNAKLVRKVLGVLPRTFMSKVTSIEEMRNVEELDLDELIGSLQNYEMSLTRWKKEKKRMDVNKEKGDNNIAFIHKEENKSIPDLSAGFSDEAVDLLTKNYAKFLKKKYKKLCSEGKKNASKRNPLGNFWHGQQPSDNKSMGIQCRECDGFGHIQAECANTLKKKKALVATWSDSDEEKDSIASKSSNEDKQVVAFMAQSHQSVESEDDGVSTVSEFDSNGRQNAYEEMFAQWEYMTKQIRGLNSAKEQIESEKVKLEDTVKNLNKLLDEKDNEIYKLSAELIRAKQALEFIPPGTAAINQTLQLQKPYGDRTSIGYKMLYKQGDNLGVEESITPVINLDKKDDKQSSFPSTPQSSDPTGKFHVPSGPTKVKLEGRRIAPENISQMERFIPVCHFCNRRGHIRPRCYKLQNYLKAMINRPMSFQKPNKTRKEGSQCEWRLRADRESNVGLVAQVSLSAFLEGQWYLDNGCSRHMTGNKKLLVNYKEAKEGVVTFGDGNKGHIIGKGDLVMSRDAPLTEVLYVKGLKANLISIGQL from the coding sequence ATGCGAGCATTCTTGAGGGCGGTGAATGAAAGAGTTTGGATGGCCATAGAAGATAGTTGGACATGCCCAACGATGATGGATAACGGTGTCACCAAACCAAAACCTACGAGCTTGTGGACTCCAGATGAGATGGAGAGGGCCAATTTTAATTCGAAGGCCATGCATGATTGGTTCAATGCAGTGTCCACAAATCAATTGAAGGTCATTGCAAACTATGAGATGGCCAAAGAGGCTTGGGAAAAACTACGAATTAAAAATGAAGGAACGGATGCTGTAAAGAAATCCCGTCTTCGTGCTTTGGCAAAAGCGTTTGAAGATTTATCaatggaggaagaagaaacggtGGCTGAGTTCCATGCTAAATTGTGTGACATATCAAATGAATCTTATGCTTTGGGAAAGACTTATTCTAATGCAAAGCTGGTTCGTAAAGTCCTTGGAGTTCTACCTAGGACATTTATGTCTAAGGTAACCTCCATTGAAGAAATGAGAAACGTTGAGGAACTGGATCTTGATGAACTGATTGGATCCTTGCAGAATTATGAAATGTCATTAACAAggtggaagaaagaaaaaaagaggatGGATGTGAACAAAGAAAAAGGGGACAACAATATTGCGTTCATTCACAAAGAAGAAAATAAGTCTATCCCAGATTTGTCTGCTGGTTTCTCAGATGAAGCTGTAGATTTGCTGACCAAGAACTATGcaaaattcttgaaaaagaaGTACAAGAAACTGTGTTCTGAAGGTAAGAAAAATGCTTCCAAAAGAAATCCTCTTGGGAACTTCTGGCATGGTCAGCAACCCAGTGACAATAAGAGCATGGGCATTCAGTGTAGAGAATGTGATGGGTTCGGACACATTCAGGCCGAGTGTGCTAACACTCTCAAAAAGAAGAAAGCCCTTGTTGCCACCTGGAGCGATAGTGACGAAGAAAAAGACTCTATTGCAAGCAAAAGTTCTAATGAGGATAAACAGGTAGTGGCTTTCATGGCTCAAAGTCATCAGTCTGTTGAATCTGAGGATGATGGAGTCTCCACTGTGTCTGAATTCGACAGTAATGGAAGACAAAATGCATATGAAGAGATGTTTGCTCAATGGGAATATATGACCAAGCAGATTAGAGGTCTGAATAGTGCTAAGGAGCAGATAGAGTCTGAAAAAGTCAAGCTGGAGGACACTGTTAAGAATCTCAACAAACTTCTTGATGAGAAGGACAATGAGATCTACAAGCTTTCAGCTGAACTCATAAGAGCTAAACAGGCTTTAGAGTTTATCCCTCCAGGAACGGCTGCCATCAATCAAactcttcaacttcaaaaaccTTATGGTGATCGAACCTCTATCGGATACAAGATGTTGTATAAGCAAGGAGATAACTTGGGGGTAGAAGAGTCCATTACACCAGTGATCAACCTAGACAAAAAGGATGACAAGCAATCATCATTTCCCTCGACACCTCAGTCCTCAGACCCCACTGGAAAATTCCATGTTCCATCTGGACCTACCAAGGTGAAGTTAGAAGGAAGAAGAATTGCCCCGGAGAATATATCTCAGATGGAGAGATTCATCCCAGTGTGTCACTTCTGTAACAGGAGGGGTCATATTCGACCCAGATGCTATAAGCTGCAGAACTACTTGAAAGCTATGATCAATCGACCTATGAGTTTTCAAAAACCCAATAAAACTCGAAAAGAAGGATCTCAATGTGAGTGGAGATTGAGGGCTGATCGTGAATCGAATGTTGGGTTGGTAGCTCAAGTTTCACTGTCTGCATTTCTGGAAGGACAGTGGTACTTGGATAATGGTTGCTCTCGACACATGACGGGCAACAAGAAATTGTTAGTCAATTACAAAGAAGCAAAGGAGGGAGTTGTCACTTTTGGTGATGGAAATAAGGGCCATATTATTGGAAAAGGAGACTTGGTGATGAGTAGAGATGCACCTCTTACTGAAGTACTGTATGTGAAAGGACTCAAGGCAAATCTGATAAGCATCGGTCAACTTTGA